A single window of Mycolicibacterium madagascariense DNA harbors:
- a CDS encoding acyl-CoA dehydrogenase yields MAIALTDEHRALAETVAGFTARHAPITATRADVDRLAAGAEPAHWPELVRQGLHAVHLPDEFGGQGGGLDELAVVVEAAGVALLPGPFLPTVTASAVTTLAADGPTRGRLLRAFVAGATGTVVPPSHGITAARDADGVTLTGSSLPVLGLVSAAVVIVGARCGNAVVWLQLDLDAPGVTREAVEGTDLTRDVGRLVLDCAVGREIDGIDAAAAHAVVVGLLAADAAGVVQWALTASVEHAKVREQFGRPIGAFQAVGHKAARLFIAQEVAAAVAADAIRSVSQDADQQTIAAETAIVMGTGRAVDAVMEAITIHGGVAVTWEHDLHLYWRRAISVAAQAGSVRTATGRLGEAALRAGRDFTIAVEDDEFRQSVGRVLDEAMTLPPDEPSTDDPTKVYTRGRRREFLAEAGLVAAHWPAPWGLGATIAQQMILADEYAKRDLTPPSVMIGDWAVPTILTHGTDAQKERFAGPTLRGDIIWCQLFSEPQAGSDLASLNTRGERVAGGWSLTGQKVWTSDAHHADWGICLARTEFDVEKRHRGLSYFLVDMHAPGVTVRPLRQPSGDAHFNEVFLDDVFVPDDQLLGERGQGWALTLTTLLNERTTISSVMTLHDDDRVRDIVEKGLYSGDRRDAVQALGTIVAETNGVAALNYRESVRQLNGDLFSPGASVVKVASAELSRTTAAISLDLVGPEASLRQAPADVVSNEMFVPSFLIGGGTVEIQLNVIAERILGLPRA; encoded by the coding sequence ATGGCCATCGCGCTGACCGACGAGCACCGCGCGCTCGCCGAGACCGTCGCCGGGTTCACCGCCCGCCACGCACCGATCACGGCGACCCGCGCCGACGTCGATCGACTGGCCGCCGGCGCCGAGCCCGCGCACTGGCCCGAACTCGTGCGACAGGGCCTGCACGCCGTGCACCTGCCCGACGAATTCGGCGGGCAGGGAGGCGGTCTCGACGAGCTCGCCGTCGTCGTGGAGGCCGCAGGCGTCGCCCTGCTGCCCGGCCCGTTCCTTCCGACCGTCACGGCCAGCGCGGTCACCACCCTCGCCGCCGACGGGCCGACGCGCGGTCGTCTGCTGCGCGCGTTCGTCGCGGGCGCAACCGGAACCGTCGTGCCGCCATCGCACGGCATCACTGCCGCGCGCGACGCGGACGGGGTGACGCTGACGGGGTCGAGTCTGCCCGTGCTGGGCCTCGTCTCGGCGGCGGTCGTGATCGTCGGCGCCCGGTGCGGAAATGCCGTCGTCTGGCTGCAACTCGACCTCGACGCCCCTGGAGTGACGCGAGAAGCGGTGGAGGGCACCGACCTCACCCGGGACGTCGGTCGCCTCGTCCTGGACTGCGCGGTGGGTCGCGAGATCGACGGCATCGACGCGGCGGCCGCCCACGCCGTCGTCGTCGGACTGCTCGCCGCCGACGCCGCGGGTGTCGTGCAGTGGGCGCTGACGGCTTCGGTCGAACATGCCAAGGTGCGCGAACAGTTCGGCAGGCCGATCGGCGCGTTCCAGGCCGTCGGGCACAAGGCCGCGCGGCTGTTCATCGCCCAGGAGGTGGCGGCGGCCGTGGCGGCCGACGCCATCCGCAGCGTCTCGCAGGACGCCGACCAGCAGACGATCGCGGCCGAGACCGCGATCGTGATGGGCACCGGCAGAGCCGTCGACGCCGTGATGGAGGCGATCACGATCCACGGTGGAGTCGCCGTGACGTGGGAACACGACCTGCACCTGTATTGGCGTCGCGCGATCAGCGTTGCGGCGCAAGCGGGTTCGGTGCGTACCGCGACCGGACGACTCGGCGAGGCCGCCCTGCGCGCCGGGCGTGACTTCACGATCGCCGTGGAGGACGACGAGTTTCGGCAGTCGGTCGGCCGCGTGCTCGACGAGGCGATGACCCTGCCGCCCGACGAGCCGAGCACCGACGACCCCACGAAGGTCTACACCAGGGGCCGTCGGCGCGAATTCCTCGCCGAGGCAGGGCTCGTCGCGGCGCACTGGCCCGCACCGTGGGGGCTGGGCGCCACCATCGCCCAGCAGATGATCCTCGCCGACGAGTACGCCAAACGGGATCTGACGCCGCCCAGCGTGATGATCGGCGACTGGGCCGTGCCGACGATCCTGACGCACGGCACCGACGCCCAGAAGGAACGCTTTGCGGGCCCGACCCTGCGCGGTGACATCATTTGGTGCCAGCTGTTCAGCGAGCCGCAGGCGGGATCAGACCTGGCGAGCCTGAACACCAGGGGTGAGCGAGTCGCCGGTGGTTGGTCGCTCACCGGGCAGAAGGTGTGGACCTCCGACGCGCACCACGCCGACTGGGGAATCTGCCTGGCGCGCACCGAATTCGACGTCGAGAAGCGACACCGCGGCCTGAGCTACTTCCTGGTCGACATGCACGCGCCGGGTGTCACGGTGCGGCCGCTGCGCCAGCCCAGTGGTGACGCCCACTTCAACGAGGTCTTCCTCGACGACGTGTTCGTCCCCGACGACCAGCTGCTCGGTGAGCGCGGGCAGGGGTGGGCGCTGACGCTGACGACTCTGCTCAACGAGCGCACGACCATCAGTTCTGTCATGACACTGCACGACGACGACCGGGTCCGCGACATCGTCGAGAAGGGGCTGTACTCCGGTGACCGCCGGGATGCCGTGCAGGCCCTCGGGACGATCGTCGCGGAGACCAATGGTGTTGCCGCGCTGAACTATCGGGAGTCGGTGCGTCAGCTGAACGGTGACCTGTTCAGCCCGGGTGCGTCGGTGGTGAAGGTCGCCTCGGCCGAGCTGAGCCGCACCACCGCCGCGATCTCCCTGGATCTGGTGGGTCCGGAGGCCAGCCTGCGGCAGGCGCCGGCCGACGTCGTGTCCAACGAGATGTTCGTGCCCTCGTTCCTGATCGGCGGCGGCACGGTCGAGATCCAGCTGAACGTGATCGCCGAACGGATTCTCGGGCTGCCGCGCGCCTAG
- a CDS encoding NADP-dependent oxidoreductase, with product MVKAFGYRSNGGPDVQEFLDLDMPTPMPGELLVEVRSAGVNPVDWKIRSGMMGPASESDLPAVLGSEVSGVVRGVGKDVDGFSENDEVFGSVAPGSGGYAEYTLVTATAAARKPPQVSFNDAATLPVAAATAYDGVTQLNLKEGQTLLITGAGGGVGVAAAQIARDLGINVIGTASEEKRALVESLGATLIASGDGVADRIREIMPDGVDAILDLAGGDALQAVAGLVVDRTKLISAGDPGVGELGGHFIERDRTSRVLEIVAALVADGKLDPHVEDVRPLNEAADALAAVEIGHARGKVVIEVSS from the coding sequence ATGGTCAAAGCATTTGGTTACAGGAGCAACGGCGGGCCCGACGTCCAGGAGTTTCTCGACCTCGACATGCCGACGCCGATGCCCGGCGAACTGCTCGTCGAGGTGCGCAGCGCAGGCGTCAACCCCGTCGACTGGAAGATCCGGTCCGGGATGATGGGCCCGGCGAGCGAGAGCGATCTGCCCGCCGTGCTGGGCAGTGAGGTCTCCGGCGTGGTGCGCGGAGTCGGCAAGGACGTCGACGGCTTCTCCGAGAACGACGAGGTGTTCGGCTCGGTCGCACCGGGTTCCGGCGGATACGCCGAGTACACCCTGGTGACCGCCACCGCCGCGGCGCGCAAGCCGCCGCAGGTCTCGTTCAACGACGCCGCCACACTTCCCGTGGCCGCCGCGACCGCGTACGACGGCGTGACCCAGCTGAACCTGAAGGAAGGGCAGACGCTGCTCATCACCGGCGCCGGGGGTGGCGTCGGCGTTGCGGCCGCACAGATCGCCCGCGACCTTGGCATCAACGTCATCGGCACGGCGAGTGAGGAGAAGCGCGCGCTGGTGGAGAGCTTGGGCGCCACGCTGATCGCCTCCGGTGACGGCGTCGCCGACCGCATCAGGGAGATCATGCCCGACGGCGTCGACGCGATCCTCGATCTGGCCGGAGGCGATGCGCTGCAGGCGGTGGCCGGTCTGGTCGTCGACCGGACCAAGCTCATCAGTGCGGGCGATCCCGGCGTCGGAGAGTTGGGCGGGCACTTCATCGAACGCGACCGCACCAGCCGCGTGCTGGAGATCGTTGCCGCGCTCGTCGCCGACGGCAAGCTGGATCCCCACGTCGAGGACGTGCGTCCGCTGAACGAGGCCGCCGACGCGCTCGCGGCCGTGGAGATCGGCCACGCCAGGGGCAAGGTCGTCATCGAAGTCAGCAGCTGA
- a CDS encoding acyl-CoA dehydrogenase family protein: MTAVAQMRGNVVAKAVGMRDLVRGQAAESERLRTMSPAVVEQMWATGLLSAFNPAPAGGSEPSFTEMIETWIEMAWQDGSFGWTGIANLPSSFAAASYLPDRGFAEVFGANDNHVTMGGQFAPNGQGVVVDGGYRLTGAWSFGSGTGHAQYVAAGFLPMVDGEMRWVSEGVPELLVALLPRADVTFTDGWNVQGLKGTGSYDYHVADVFVPEHRTFRLFTTEPLRGSSPAGRMGMMPVTAAGHAAWALGVAKSMLDDVQELAATKYRMSDMESLASRPTFQKGLAHHVAAWRAARLLVLDAFTTAEAAVAAGDELTPTLRVDMRVAAVYATDVARECAQWAHLAAGTSAIREGSRLERAFRDVYTGTQHAFISEKVAIDSAQVWLGLIDDHFSL, from the coding sequence ATGACCGCAGTGGCGCAGATGCGCGGGAACGTCGTGGCAAAGGCCGTCGGGATGCGCGACCTGGTGCGCGGGCAGGCCGCGGAGTCCGAACGGCTGCGGACGATGTCGCCCGCGGTCGTCGAGCAGATGTGGGCCACCGGCCTGCTGTCGGCCTTCAACCCGGCGCCCGCGGGTGGGAGCGAGCCCTCGTTCACCGAGATGATCGAGACGTGGATCGAAATGGCTTGGCAGGACGGCTCATTCGGGTGGACGGGCATCGCCAACCTGCCGTCGTCGTTCGCGGCCGCGTCCTATCTCCCCGACCGCGGTTTCGCCGAGGTCTTCGGCGCCAACGACAATCACGTCACCATGGGCGGCCAGTTCGCCCCCAACGGGCAGGGCGTCGTCGTCGACGGTGGTTACCGCCTGACCGGGGCATGGAGCTTCGGCTCGGGGACGGGGCACGCCCAGTACGTCGCGGCCGGGTTCCTCCCCATGGTCGACGGCGAGATGCGATGGGTCAGCGAGGGCGTTCCCGAACTGCTGGTGGCGCTGCTGCCCCGGGCCGACGTGACGTTCACCGACGGCTGGAACGTGCAGGGGCTCAAGGGGACCGGGTCCTACGACTACCACGTGGCCGACGTCTTCGTGCCGGAGCACCGAACCTTCCGGCTGTTCACCACCGAGCCGCTGCGCGGGTCGTCCCCGGCGGGCCGGATGGGCATGATGCCCGTCACCGCAGCGGGCCACGCCGCGTGGGCGCTCGGGGTGGCGAAGAGCATGCTCGATGACGTGCAGGAGCTGGCGGCCACGAAGTACCGGATGAGCGACATGGAGTCCCTGGCCAGCAGACCCACCTTCCAGAAGGGCCTCGCGCACCACGTCGCGGCGTGGCGGGCGGCGCGCCTGCTCGTCCTGGACGCCTTCACGACCGCGGAGGCGGCCGTCGCGGCCGGTGACGAGCTCACCCCCACGCTGCGGGTCGACATGAGGGTCGCGGCGGTATACGCCACCGACGTGGCGCGGGAGTGCGCGCAATGGGCCCACCTGGCAGCGGGCACCAGCGCGATCCGCGAGGGCAGCCGGCTCGAGCGCGCCTTCCGCGACGTGTACACCGGAACCCAGCACGCCTTCATCAGCGAGAAGGTGGCGATCGACTCGGCCCAGGTGTGGCTGGGCCTCATCGACGACCACTTCTCGCTGTAA
- a CDS encoding FAD-dependent oxidoreductase, with amino-acid sequence MARSVLVSGAGIAGATAAYWLQRAGCTVTVIERAPAPRDGGQNVDVRGMGRDVLRRMDLEETVRSRGTGEVGLRFVGEAGRTLAEFPAGASASGEGFTAELEILRGELARLLVESCGETVDFTYGTCIEGVAQDDAGVDVTCTDGTQRRFDLLIIAEGIRSTTRNDVFGGEPDLRDLGYYTSYCTIPRTADDQWWRWYTTTGGRAVQLRPDNVGTTRASLNFRCPPTGLDTADREAQVRALQHVFADVGDAAPRILAHLAKDASSLYLDRIAQVRMPAWSRGRIAVVGDAAYCATPVSGMGTSLALIGAYLLAEALGECDDHAAAFAAYEEKMRPIVDEAQKLPPGVPDIANPASLTGVRILRAVVRIAGYVMAVRRRWGRH; translated from the coding sequence GTGGCGCGGTCCGTCCTGGTCAGCGGGGCGGGCATCGCAGGCGCCACCGCCGCGTACTGGCTGCAGCGGGCCGGATGCACCGTGACCGTGATCGAGCGCGCCCCGGCGCCGCGCGACGGCGGTCAGAACGTCGACGTCCGCGGAATGGGCCGAGACGTGTTGCGCCGCATGGATCTCGAGGAGACGGTGCGCTCCCGGGGTACCGGCGAGGTGGGACTGCGGTTCGTGGGCGAGGCGGGACGAACGCTGGCCGAGTTTCCCGCCGGCGCCTCCGCCAGCGGTGAGGGTTTCACCGCCGAGCTGGAGATCCTGCGCGGCGAGTTGGCCCGCCTGCTCGTCGAATCGTGCGGGGAGACAGTCGACTTCACGTATGGCACGTGCATCGAGGGCGTCGCCCAGGATGACGCCGGAGTCGACGTCACCTGCACCGACGGGACGCAGCGCCGCTTCGATCTGCTGATCATCGCCGAGGGCATCCGCTCGACGACCCGCAACGACGTCTTCGGCGGCGAGCCCGACCTTCGCGACCTGGGCTACTACACGTCCTACTGCACGATCCCCAGGACGGCCGACGACCAGTGGTGGCGGTGGTACACGACCACCGGCGGACGGGCGGTCCAGCTCCGCCCCGACAACGTCGGCACCACCCGCGCATCGCTCAACTTTCGTTGTCCGCCAACGGGTCTCGACACGGCTGACCGCGAGGCTCAGGTGCGCGCCCTGCAGCACGTCTTCGCCGACGTGGGCGACGCCGCACCCCGCATCCTGGCCCACCTGGCCAAGGACGCGAGCAGTCTCTACCTCGACAGGATCGCCCAGGTGCGAATGCCCGCCTGGTCGCGCGGCCGCATCGCGGTCGTCGGCGACGCCGCCTACTGCGCGACGCCGGTGAGCGGCATGGGCACCAGCCTGGCGCTGATCGGTGCCTATCTGCTCGCCGAGGCGCTGGGCGAGTGCGACGACCATGCCGCGGCATTCGCCGCCTACGAGGAGAAGATGCGTCCCATCGTCGACGAGGCGCAGAAGCTGCCACCCGGGGTGCCCGACATCGCGAACCCGGCCAGCCTCACGGGCGTCCGGATCCTGCGCGCCGTCGTCCGAATCGCCGGCTACGTCATGGCCGTTCGCAGGCGCTGGGGGCGGCACTAG